Proteins encoded in a region of the Candidatus Margulisiibacteriota bacterium genome:
- a CDS encoding GIY-YIG nuclease family protein, translating into MYSVYVLKSLKDNNLYIGMTADLKKRMARHNSGYEKATRNRIPLELIHSELFATREEARKREKYLKSGFGREIIRKLLLK; encoded by the coding sequence ATGTATAGTGTTTACGTGCTAAAAAGTTTGAAGGATAACAATCTTTACATCGGAATGACAGCCGATTTAAAGAAAAGAATGGCTCGCCACAATTCCGGTTATGAAAAGGCGACCAGAAACCGTATTCCGCTGGAGCTGATCCATAGTGAATTGTTTGCGACCCGTGAGGAAGCGAGAAAGCGGGAGAAGTACTTAAAAAGTGGCTTTGGCAGAGAAATAATTCGAAAGCTACTTCTTAAGTAA
- a CDS encoding S1 RNA-binding domain-containing protein, which produces MPLETGLEVEGKVTGITNFGAFMELPEKLVGLVHISQVSDSYVTDISKHIRIGDVLKVKVLGVNKEGKYDLSIKQVGKTVWTPPKPKKPREEYNPQPGNFEDKLTMFLKQSDEKQLDWKRNLEYKQVGKKKKLK; this is translated from the coding sequence TTGCCGTTAGAGACAGGTTTGGAAGTTGAAGGAAAAGTTACCGGGATAACCAATTTCGGAGCTTTTATGGAACTACCGGAAAAACTAGTCGGACTGGTCCATATTTCCCAGGTTTCCGATTCATATGTGACTGATATCAGCAAACATATCCGGATCGGCGACGTCCTCAAGGTCAAGGTCCTTGGGGTCAATAAAGAAGGGAAATATGATCTGTCGATCAAACAGGTCGGAAAAACTGTTTGGACCCCCCCCAAGCCGAAAAAACCGAGAGAAGAATACAATCCGCAGCCTGGAAATTTTGAAGACAAGCTCACCATGTTTTTAAAACAGAGCGATGAAAAACAGCTGGATTGGAAACGCAATCTCGAGTATAAGCAAGTGGGGAAGAAGAAAAAGTTGAAGTAG
- a CDS encoding septum formation initiator family protein has product MKRAGLIIAVLAIIYFIFLIRQDIINYRDLVRDQEAVGRRVAFEENRSLELRERLARLKGNDLVEEIARTKLGLIKKGETAYKVVLEK; this is encoded by the coding sequence ATGAAGCGGGCAGGACTGATAATTGCAGTTTTAGCCATTATTTACTTTATTTTTCTTATTCGTCAGGATATAATTAATTATCGCGATCTGGTCCGCGATCAGGAAGCGGTCGGGCGACGGGTTGCTTTTGAAGAAAACCGGTCGCTGGAACTGCGCGAACGGCTGGCCAGGCTAAAGGGGAACGATCTGGTCGAAGAGATCGCCCGGACCAAGCTGGGCTTGATAAAAAAAGGCGAGACCGCCTATAAAGTTGTTTTGGAAAAATGA
- a CDS encoding prepilin peptidase, with product MLILFLLIIGAVVGSFLNVCIYRLPRNESVVWPASHCPACGKVLTPVELVPVISFLFLRGKCAGCRAPISVRYPIVELMTALLFVSIWNFTGGNLLHYIFYLIFVLGLLVILFIDLEHMLMPDVVSFGGIFFGLVFAVVKAGAAGSLTPLFDPLLGGLLGLGFFFSVAKLGGLWFKKEVIGEGDFYLAAFMGVYLGVAGLIVALFVAYLSAAIVAGIMLMGNKVKMDNYIPFGPALAFGGLVSLLCGQTIILWYIGAFWQI from the coding sequence ATGTTAATTTTATTTCTATTAATCATCGGCGCGGTTGTTGGAAGTTTCTTAAACGTTTGCATCTACCGCTTACCCCGCAATGAATCCGTTGTTTGGCCGGCTTCGCATTGCCCGGCTTGCGGCAAAGTTTTGACGCCGGTGGAATTGGTCCCGGTCATCAGTTTTCTTTTCCTGCGGGGAAAATGTGCCGGCTGCCGGGCGCCGATCTCCGTTCGCTATCCGATCGTCGAGCTGATGACCGCTTTACTTTTTGTCTCGATCTGGAATTTTACCGGCGGCAATCTCCTGCATTATATTTTTTACCTGATCTTCGTGCTGGGCCTTCTCGTTATCTTGTTTATTGACCTGGAGCATATGCTGATGCCGGACGTGGTCAGCTTCGGCGGGATCTTTTTCGGCTTGGTTTTTGCCGTGGTTAAGGCCGGCGCCGCCGGATCGCTGACCCCGCTCTTTGACCCCCTGCTTGGCGGCTTGCTTGGTTTGGGTTTCTTTTTTTCAGTCGCTAAATTAGGGGGCCTCTGGTTCAAAAAAGAGGTTATCGGCGAGGGGGATTTTTATTTGGCCGCTTTTATGGGGGTCTATCTTGGCGTTGCCGGGTTAATTGTCGCTCTATTTGTCGCTTACCTTAGCGCGGCGATCGTGGCGGGGATCATGCTGATGGGTAATAAGGTCAAAATGGACAACTATATTCCCTTTGGTCCGGCGCTGGCTTTTGGCGGCTTGGTTTCTTTATTGTGCGGCCAGACGATCATTCTTTGGTACATTGGAGCGTTCTGGCAGATATGA
- a CDS encoding PilT/PilU family type 4a pilus ATPase yields the protein MDINSFLLQLNENKASDLLLATKNYPVLRINNDLVKIGDKLLTNEEVDSLIKPIIRKEEMERFAREKELDTSYEDAHSRYRINLHYQMGGIGATIRRIPKEIPSLDSLRLPQIVKTFTQLERGMVIVTGPTGCGKSTTQASMIDLINGSRPCHIVTIEDPIEFVHSPKLSVIEQREVGLDTNSFGEALKRVLRQIPDVILVGEMRDLESVQMAITAAETGHLVISTLHTQDAVQSIDRIIDVFPPHQQAQVRTQLSLTLQGIISQQLIPRLDKKGLVGAFEILKVTPGIRNIIRKGATQDIYSMMEIGVQQGMQTMDSSLYALMKANQITMEQTLAYAINRERMEKLLSVLT from the coding sequence GTGGATATCAATAGTTTTTTGCTTCAGCTCAACGAGAACAAAGCCTCCGACCTCCTCCTGGCAACCAAAAACTACCCAGTCCTGCGCATCAATAACGATCTGGTGAAGATCGGCGACAAGCTCCTGACCAATGAAGAGGTCGACTCCCTGATCAAGCCCATCATCCGCAAGGAAGAAATGGAACGTTTTGCCAGGGAAAAAGAACTCGACACCTCCTATGAAGACGCTCACAGCCGTTATAGGATCAACCTCCACTATCAAATGGGGGGAATCGGCGCCACGATCCGCCGCATTCCAAAAGAAATCCCATCTTTGGATAGCCTAAGATTGCCGCAGATCGTCAAAACTTTTACCCAGCTGGAACGAGGAATGGTGATCGTGACCGGTCCGACCGGCTGCGGCAAATCGACCACCCAGGCCTCCATGATCGACCTGATCAACGGCTCCCGCCCCTGCCACATCGTCACCATTGAAGACCCGATCGAATTCGTCCATTCCCCCAAACTTTCGGTCATTGAACAGCGCGAGGTCGGCCTCGATACCAACTCGTTCGGTGAAGCGCTCAAACGGGTCCTCCGTCAAATCCCGGACGTCATCTTAGTCGGCGAAATGCGCGACCTGGAATCGGTCCAGATGGCGATCACCGCCGCGGAAACCGGCCACTTGGTCATTTCCACCCTGCATACGCAAGACGCCGTTCAGAGCATCGATCGTATCATCGACGTTTTCCCTCCTCACCAGCAAGCCCAGGTCAGGACCCAGCTCTCCTTGACCCTGCAGGGGATCATTTCCCAGCAGTTGATCCCCCGCCTCGACAAAAAAGGCTTGGTCGGCGCCTTCGAGATCTTAAAAGTCACTCCCGGGATCCGAAACATTATCAGAAAAGGGGCCACCCAGGATATCTATTCAATGATGGAGATCGGGGTCCAACAGGGGATGCAAACGATGGATTCATCACTCTACGCCCTGATGAAAGCCAACCAGATCACCATGGAACAGACCCTGGCTTACGCCATCAACCGGGAACGAATGGAAAAACTGCTCAGTGTCCTTACCTAA
- the lipA gene encoding lipoyl synthase, with protein sequence MSLPNFLIKRTPKLKHIREIRAQLADHTLHTVCESASCPNIGECFSQGTCTFMIMGGICSRSCAFCGIGHGEPVPLDPNEPSKVAAAAKKLNLDYVVITSVTRDDLPDGGAAHFAETILAVKADLPDAQIEVLIPDFQGDEKALHTVLLANPTVLNHNVETIPRLYRRIRPQAVYQRSLKLLKTAAEGGVYTKSGFMVGLGEEKGEIIGILADLRHAGCDLITIGQYLPPSRRHLPAERYVTPEEFDEYKVIGEQMGFLRVDSGPFVRSSYHAKEALRSRLQ encoded by the coding sequence GTGTCCTTACCTAATTTCCTCATTAAAAGGACGCCGAAGCTCAAGCATATCCGGGAAATCCGCGCGCAACTAGCGGACCACACTCTCCATACCGTCTGCGAATCGGCCTCCTGTCCGAACATCGGTGAATGCTTCTCCCAAGGGACCTGCACTTTCATGATCATGGGGGGGATCTGCAGCCGGAGCTGCGCTTTTTGCGGGATCGGGCACGGCGAGCCGGTCCCGCTCGATCCGAACGAACCGAGCAAGGTCGCGGCGGCGGCTAAAAAACTGAACCTTGATTACGTCGTGATAACCTCGGTGACCCGGGACGATCTCCCCGACGGCGGCGCGGCCCATTTTGCCGAAACTATCCTGGCGGTCAAAGCCGATCTCCCCGACGCGCAGATCGAGGTCCTGATCCCTGATTTTCAGGGAGATGAAAAAGCACTCCACACGGTCCTCCTGGCCAATCCGACCGTTCTGAACCACAACGTCGAGACAATTCCCCGCCTTTACCGCCGGATCAGACCGCAAGCGGTCTACCAGCGCTCGCTTAAATTACTTAAAACAGCCGCCGAGGGCGGTGTTTACACTAAGAGCGGTTTTATGGTAGGATTAGGGGAGGAAAAGGGCGAGATTATTGGGATTTTGGCCGACCTGCGGCACGCCGGCTGCGACCTGATCACCATCGGGCAGTATCTCCCTCCTTCGCGGCGCCATCTTCCGGCCGAGCGTTACGTAACCCCGGAAGAATTTGATGAATACAAGGTTATCGGCGAACAGATGGGCTTTTTGAGAGTTGATTCAGGCCCATTTGTCCGAAGTTCTTATCACGCCAAGGAAGCCCTAAGGAGTCGTTTACAATGA
- a CDS encoding LL-diaminopimelate aminotransferase → MKKLEEAQRLLKLPIYVFAQLDKIKAEKAAQGVDLIDLGMGNPDIPPPPEAIAALVESMKNPENHRYPSFEGAPEFKEAVANWCKRQYNINIDPDHEVVTLIGSKEGIIHFTLAYVNPGDFTLVPMPAYPAHFRGTILAGGEPISLPTTEHKNFLPDLKNVVPGIADKAKIMFLSFPTNPTGALAPREFFEEAVAFCKKHNIILVHDFAYAEIYFDGQKPLSIFSIPGAKDIAIEFHTTSKTFGMPGWRCGFAVGNRNLIESLRKIKTNLDYGLFTAVQKAAITAFELKNGYMENVRATYQRRRDILVDGLNALGWKLKKPKGSMYVWIPVPQGYDSTEFATDVINKTGIVVSPGISFGDIGEGYVRSALVVPEDRLCQALERLEKAGIRYNG, encoded by the coding sequence ATGAAAAAACTTGAAGAAGCGCAAAGATTGCTAAAACTACCGATCTATGTTTTCGCCCAACTCGACAAAATAAAAGCGGAAAAAGCGGCCCAGGGAGTCGACCTGATCGACCTGGGAATGGGGAACCCCGATATCCCGCCGCCGCCGGAAGCGATCGCCGCCCTGGTGGAATCGATGAAAAACCCGGAAAATCACCGCTATCCGTCGTTCGAAGGGGCGCCGGAGTTCAAAGAAGCGGTCGCTAACTGGTGCAAAAGACAGTACAACATCAACATCGACCCGGACCATGAGGTCGTGACTCTGATCGGCTCCAAAGAAGGGATCATCCACTTCACGCTGGCTTACGTTAATCCCGGCGATTTTACTCTGGTCCCGATGCCGGCCTACCCGGCCCATTTCCGCGGCACCATTCTGGCCGGAGGCGAGCCAATCTCCCTGCCGACGACCGAACACAAAAACTTCCTCCCTGATCTCAAGAACGTCGTGCCGGGGATCGCCGACAAAGCCAAGATCATGTTCTTGAGTTTCCCGACCAACCCGACCGGAGCCTTAGCGCCGCGGGAATTTTTTGAAGAAGCGGTCGCTTTCTGCAAAAAGCACAACATCATTCTGGTCCATGATTTCGCTTACGCGGAGATCTACTTTGACGGCCAAAAACCGCTCTCGATCTTCTCCATCCCGGGAGCAAAAGATATCGCCATCGAATTCCACACCACTTCGAAAACCTTCGGCATGCCCGGCTGGCGCTGCGGTTTTGCCGTCGGGAACCGGAACCTGATCGAATCGCTTCGCAAGATCAAGACCAACCTTGATTATGGTTTATTCACCGCGGTCCAAAAAGCGGCGATCACCGCCTTCGAATTAAAGAACGGCTACATGGAAAACGTCCGGGCCACCTACCAGCGCCGGCGTGACATTTTGGTCGACGGCCTCAATGCCCTCGGCTGGAAGCTCAAAAAACCAAAAGGTTCGATGTACGTTTGGATCCCGGTCCCGCAAGGGTACGATTCGACCGAATTCGCCACGGACGTGATCAACAAGACCGGGATCGTCGTTTCGCCGGGGATCTCGTTCGGCGACATCGGCGAAGGTTACGTTCGGTCAGCGCTGGTCGTCCCCGAAGACCGGCTCTGCCAGGCGCTGGAACGGCTGGAAAAAGCAGGCATCAGGTATAATGGATAA